Proteins encoded in a region of the Salminus brasiliensis chromosome 2, fSalBra1.hap2, whole genome shotgun sequence genome:
- the LOC140549524 gene encoding shaker-related potassium channel tsha2-like: protein MTVVPAENLDETVALAALSPDAHEPERADQECCERVVINISGLRFETQLKTLAQFPSTLLGDPRKRMRFFDPLRNEYFFDRNRPSFDAILYYYQSGGRLRRPVNVPVDVFMEEIRFYELGEEVIDNFKEDEGFIKEEERPLPENEFQRQVWLLFEYPESSSPARAIAIVSVLVILISIVIFCLETLPEFREDGKAREEERAAWNATGRADSPLPPPPNPFTDPFFVVETLCIVWFSFELLVRFLACPSKAAFFRNIMNTIDIVAIMPYFITLGLELAEHQGNGGQQAMSLAILRVIRLVRVFRIFKLSRHSKGLQILGKTLQASMRELGLLIFFLFIGVILFSSAVYFAETDDPASGFSSIPDAFWWAVVSMTTVGYGDMCPVTIGGKIVGSLCAIAGVLTIALPVPVIVSNFNYFYHRETEHEEQLQYTHVTCGQQQQQQQQSLSSFGELRKSASRPSLSKSEYGDSDDADSVKYTNCSPHKAYMGKLTDV from the coding sequence ATGACCGTGGTGCCCGCGGAGAACCTCGACGAGACCGTGGCACTGGCTGCCCTGTCCCCGGATGCCCATGAGCCCGAGAGAGCTGACCAGGAGTGCTGCGAACGCGTGGTCATCAACATCTCGGGCTTGCGCTTCGAGACGCAGCTCAAGACGCTGGCGCAGTTCCCGTCCACCTTGCTGGGTGACCCGAGGAAGAGGATGCGCTTCTTCGACCCGCTGAGGAACGAGTACTTCTTCGACCGCAACCGGCCCAGCTTCGACGCCATCCTCTACTACTACCAGTCGGGCGGCAGGCTGCGGAGGCCCGTCAACGTGCCGGTGGACGTCTTCATGGAGGAGATCCGCTTCTACGAGTTAGGCGAGGAGGTCATCGACAACTTCAAGGAGGACGAGGGCTTCATCAAGGAGGAGGAACGGCCTCTGCCTGAGAACGAGTTCCAGCGACAGGTCTGGCTCCTCTTCGAGTACCCGGAGAGCTCCAGCCCGGCTCGGGCCATCGCCATCGTCTCCGTGCTGGTGATCCTCATCTCCATCGTCATCTTCTGCCTGGAGACTCTGCCTGAGTTCCGGGAGGACGGGAAGGCGCGCGAGGAAGAGCGGGCGGCCTGGAACGCGACGGGACGCGCCGACTCGCCGCTGCCACCGCCCCCCAACCCCTTCACTGACCCCTTCTTCGTGGTGGAGACCCTGTGCATCGTGTGGTTCTCCTTCGAGCTGCTGGTGCGCTTCCTGGCATGCCCGAGCAAGGCGGCCTTCTTCAGGAACATCATGAACACCATCGACATCGTGGCCATCATGCCCTACTTCATCACGCTCGGCCTGGAGCTGGCCGAACACCAGGGCAACGGTGGGCAGCAGGCCATGTCTCTGGCCATCCTCAGGGTCATCCGACTGGTCAGGGTGTTCCGCATCTTCAAGCTGTCGCGCCACTCCAAAGGCCTGCAGATCCTCGGCAAGACCCTGCAGGCCAGCATGCGTGAGCTGGGCCTGctcatcttcttcctcttcatcgGGGTCATCCTGTTCTCCAGCGCCGTCTACTTCGCCGAGACCGACGACCCGGCGTCTGGCTTCAGCAGCATCCCGGACGCCTTCTGGTGGGCCGTGGTCTCCATGACCACCGTGGGCTACGGGGACATGTGCCCTGTGACAATCGGGGGCAAAATCGTGGGCTCCCTGTGCGCCATCGCCGGCGTGCTGACCATCGCGCTGCCGGTGCCGGTCATCGTGTCCAACTTCAACTACTTCTACCACAGGGAGACGGAGCACGAGGAGCAGTTGCAGTACACACACGTGACCTGcggtcagcagcagcagcagcagcagcagtcgtTGTCGTCGTTTGGCGAGCTCAGGAAGAGCGCCAGCAGGCCTTCCCTCTCCAAGTCGGAGTACGGCGACTCGGACGACGCGGACTCCGTCAAGTACACGAACTGCAGCCCTCACAAGGCGTACATGGGGAAGCTCACCGACGTGTGA